A part of Ziziphus jujuba cultivar Dongzao chromosome 8, ASM3175591v1 genomic DNA contains:
- the LOC132805064 gene encoding enoyl-CoA delta isomerase 1, peroxisomal-like, with amino-acid sequence MEKKLNQKKKKKCSLEKKGNIFILTLTESGEHRLNPTLLDSIRSALRQVRAQSSSSSVLITTAQGKFFSNGYDLELVKSSPSSPHIMDAKLRSIVADLISLPMPTIAAVTGHASAAGFILALSHDYVLMRRDRGFLYMSELDIDLVIPAWFTALIKCKIGASMSRRDVVLRADKVTADEAVKKGIIDSAYDSAEQTVEAAVGVGKNLVGRKWNGDVYAQIRMEVLSDVLDAIRVGSTGSKL; translated from the exons ATGG aaaaaaaattaaaccaaaaaaaaaaaaaaaagtgttcctTGGAGAAGAAAGGCAACATCTTCATCCTAACCCTAACCGAGTCGGGTGAGCACAGGCTCAACCCGACGCTTCTCGATTCAATTCGATCAGCTCTACGCCAAGTCCGAGCTCAGTCTTCTTCATCTTCGGTCCTAATCACAACCGCTCAAGGCAAGTTCTTCTCCAATGGCTACGATCTCGAACTGGTCAAGTCCTCCCCATCTAGTCCCCATATCATGGATGCCAAATTGAGGTCGATCGTAGCCGATCTCATCTCCCTCCCGATGCCGACCATCGCTGCCGTCACCGGCCACGCCTCTGCCGCCGGCTTCATCCTAGCTCTCAGCCACGATTATGTCCTCATGAGGCGGGATAGGGGTTTCCTCTACATGAGCGAGCTCGATATTGATCTTGTTATTCCGGCTTGGTTTACGGCTTTGATCAAGTGCAAAATCGGCGCGTCGATGAGCCGCCGAGATGTGGTGTTGAGAGCCGATAAGGTGACGGCTGATGAAGCCGTGAAGAAAGGGATTATCGATTCGGCGTATGATAGCGCGGAGCAAACGGTTGAAGCTGCCGTTGGAGTGGGGAAGAATTTGGTTGGGAGAAAGTGGAACGGTGACGTGTACGCTCAGATTCGAATGGAAGTCTTGTCGGATGTACTGGATGCGATTCGTGTCGGCAGCACTGGGTCAAAGCTGTAA